In Variovorax paradoxus, a single genomic region encodes these proteins:
- a CDS encoding DUF969 domain-containing protein: protein MTPDIPLWPLIGVAVIIAGFILRFNPMLVVIVTAIVTAAAAGFGPMAILTAIGTGFIKTRNLPLIILLPLAVIGLLERHGLRQHAQNWIGRIKSATAGRLLIVYLAARELTAAMGLTSLGGHPQMVRPLLAPMAEGATETRYGKLPERLRHKLRAYAAATDNVGLFFGEDIFVAFGAIVLMTTFLHEAGIDVEPLHVAMWGIPTAIAAFIIHSWRLRRLDQAIAREMEGTPGTDAPAVPATQEGR from the coding sequence ATGACTCCTGACATCCCTCTGTGGCCACTGATCGGCGTGGCCGTCATCATTGCGGGGTTCATCCTGCGCTTCAATCCGATGCTGGTGGTGATCGTCACGGCCATCGTGACGGCCGCCGCCGCGGGCTTCGGCCCCATGGCCATCCTCACGGCCATCGGCACCGGCTTCATCAAGACCCGCAACCTGCCGCTGATCATTCTTCTGCCGCTGGCGGTGATCGGGCTGCTGGAGCGCCACGGCCTGCGCCAGCATGCGCAGAACTGGATCGGCCGCATCAAGTCGGCCACCGCCGGGCGCCTCCTGATCGTCTACCTCGCCGCGCGCGAACTCACGGCGGCCATGGGCCTGACCAGCCTGGGCGGCCATCCGCAGATGGTGCGTCCGCTGCTCGCGCCGATGGCCGAGGGCGCCACCGAAACCCGCTACGGCAAGCTGCCCGAGCGCCTGCGCCACAAGCTGCGCGCCTATGCCGCGGCCACGGACAACGTGGGCCTGTTCTTCGGCGAAGACATCTTCGTGGCCTTCGGCGCCATCGTGCTGATGACCACCTTCCTGCATGAAGCCGGCATTGACGTCGAGCCGCTGCACGTGGCGATGTGGGGCATTCCGACGGCGATTGCCGCGTTCATCATCCATTCGTGGCGACTGCGCCGCCTCGACCAGGCGATTGCCCGCGAGATGGAAGGCACCCCGGGCACCGACGCGCCGGCCGTTCCCGCCACGCAAGAGGGCCGCTGA
- a CDS encoding DUF979 domain-containing protein, with translation MILSIQHLYILVGLILAITAIMTLTDRQHPKRYTSGLFWALYSLVFLVGDKLPPAWVGVGAIAMAVIAGMRGVGAGKHREPSPEQYQASVKRLGNKLFMPALAIPLVTVIGTVLMSKVKIGDAFLLDPKNTTLVSLGVGCVAALALACWLTRETPVQGMRESRRLTDALGWAVVLPQMLGMLGLVFSDAGVGKAVAHITTSYINMDIRFVAVVVYVLGMALFTIIMGNGFAAFPVMTGGVGVPVLVGVYHGDPAVMAAIGMFSGYCGTLMTPMAANFNIVPAALLELPDKNAVIKVQIPTAAALLVVNIFLLYFLMFR, from the coding sequence ATGATTCTCTCGATCCAGCACCTCTACATCCTGGTCGGCCTGATCCTCGCGATCACGGCCATCATGACGCTGACCGACCGCCAGCATCCCAAGCGCTACACCAGCGGCCTGTTCTGGGCGCTCTATTCGCTGGTGTTCCTGGTGGGCGACAAGCTGCCGCCCGCATGGGTGGGCGTGGGCGCCATCGCGATGGCCGTCATTGCCGGCATGCGCGGCGTCGGCGCGGGCAAGCACCGCGAGCCCTCGCCCGAGCAATACCAGGCCAGCGTCAAGCGCCTGGGCAACAAGCTCTTCATGCCGGCGCTGGCGATTCCGCTGGTCACTGTGATCGGCACCGTGCTGATGAGCAAGGTCAAGATCGGCGACGCATTCCTGCTCGACCCCAAGAACACCACGCTGGTGAGCCTGGGCGTGGGCTGCGTGGCGGCGCTGGCGCTGGCCTGCTGGCTGACCCGCGAGACGCCGGTGCAGGGCATGCGCGAATCGCGCCGCCTGACCGACGCGCTGGGCTGGGCCGTGGTGCTGCCGCAGATGCTGGGCATGCTGGGCCTGGTGTTCTCGGACGCGGGCGTGGGCAAGGCGGTGGCGCACATCACCACCAGCTACATCAACATGGACATCCGCTTCGTGGCCGTGGTGGTCTACGTGCTGGGCATGGCGCTCTTCACCATCATCATGGGCAACGGCTTCGCGGCCTTCCCGGTGATGACGGGCGGCGTCGGCGTGCCGGTGCTGGTGGGCGTGTACCACGGCGACCCGGCGGTGATGGCGGCCATCGGCATGTTCTCGGGCTACTGCGGCACGCTCATGACCCCGATGGCGGCCAACTTCAACATCGTGCCGGCGGCGCTGCTGGAGCTGCCCGACAAGAATGCGGTGATCAAGGTGCAGATACCGACCGCGGCAGCCTTGCTGGTGGTCAACATCTTCCTGCTGTATTTCCTGATGTTCCGCTGA
- a CDS encoding LysR substrate-binding domain-containing protein, with protein sequence MTLTELKYIVAVARERHFGKAAEACYVSQPTLSVAIKKLEDELEVKLFERSAGEVTVTPLGEQIVQQAQSVLDQAASIKEIAKRGKDPLAGPLNLGVIYTIGPYLLPDLVRQVIQRTPQMPLVLQENFTVKLLEMLRAGEIDCAVMAEPFPDTGLAMAPLYDEPFMAALPAKHKFADRESITSEELQSETMLLLGTGHCFRDHVLEVCPEFARFSSNAEGIRKSFEGSSLETIKHMVASGMGVTLVPRLSVPAEALKPKVKGRKEVEQMVRYLPVRDAHDRDPPTRRVVLAWRRTFTRYEAIAALRNAIYACELPGVKRLS encoded by the coding sequence ATGACTCTCACCGAACTCAAATACATCGTCGCAGTAGCCCGCGAACGGCACTTCGGCAAGGCGGCCGAGGCCTGCTACGTCTCCCAGCCGACCCTTTCGGTCGCGATCAAGAAGCTGGAGGACGAACTGGAGGTCAAGCTCTTCGAGCGCAGCGCCGGCGAAGTGACCGTCACCCCTCTTGGCGAGCAGATCGTGCAGCAGGCGCAAAGCGTGCTCGACCAGGCCGCCAGCATCAAGGAAATCGCCAAGCGCGGCAAAGACCCGCTGGCCGGTCCGCTGAATCTGGGCGTGATCTACACCATCGGGCCCTACCTGCTGCCCGACCTCGTTCGTCAGGTGATCCAGCGCACGCCGCAGATGCCGCTGGTGCTGCAGGAGAACTTCACCGTCAAGCTGCTGGAGATGCTGCGCGCCGGCGAGATCGACTGCGCCGTCATGGCCGAGCCTTTTCCCGACACGGGCCTGGCAATGGCGCCGCTGTACGACGAGCCCTTCATGGCGGCCCTGCCCGCGAAGCACAAGTTCGCCGACCGCGAATCCATCACGTCCGAGGAACTGCAGAGCGAGACCATGCTGCTGCTGGGCACGGGCCATTGCTTCCGCGACCACGTGCTCGAGGTCTGCCCCGAGTTCGCGCGCTTCTCCAGCAACGCCGAGGGCATCCGCAAGAGCTTCGAAGGCTCGTCGCTGGAAACCATCAAGCACATGGTGGCCTCGGGCATGGGCGTGACGCTGGTGCCGCGGCTGTCGGTGCCGGCCGAGGCGCTCAAGCCCAAGGTCAAGGGCCGCAAGGAAGTCGAGCAGATGGTGCGCTACCTGCCGGTGCGCGACGCGCACGACCGCGACCCGCCCACGCGCCGCGTGGTGCTCGCATGGCGGCGCACCTTCACGCGCTACGAGGCCATCGCGGCGCTGCGCAATGCGATCTATGCGTGCGAGCTGCCGGGCGTCAAGCGCCTGTCCTGA
- a CDS encoding acetyl/propionyl/methylcrotonyl-CoA carboxylase subunit alpha translates to MKKVLIANRGEIAVRIARACADYGVKSVAVYADADIDALHVRMADEAYGLEGDRPADTYLHIAKLLAVAARSGADAVHPGYGFLSESAAFAQAVIDAGLTWVGPSPAAIARLGDKVQARKLAMKVGAPLVAGTADPVQSAAEVLAFAEKHGLPVAIKAAFGGGGRGIKVAWRMDEVEGLYESAVREAVTAFGRGECYVEQFLDRPRHVEAQVLGDTHGNVVVLGTRDCSLQRRNQKLVEEAPAPFLSDAQRERIHQSARDICAEAGYTGAGTVEFMLSASGAISFLEVNTRLQVEHPVTEETTGIDLVVEQLRIADGLPLSVTDTPAPRGHAFEFRINAEDVGRGFLPTPGPVKVFDVPSGPGVRIDTGVAAGSTVPGTFDSLMAKLIVTGATRAQAVARARRALAEFRIEGVASVLPFHRAAMAHPDFVSGDAFKVHTRWIETDFANGETPAERPEPRPETALVRTAIEVDGRRLSLGLPPELLRGLSSAHAGSAGGAPSAEAVVAVQDPAAVAAPVSGTLQGWKVADGEEVAQGAVIAVMEAMKMEMQVLAHRAGRIAFGVAAGGYVTVGATIATIG, encoded by the coding sequence ATGAAAAAAGTCCTGATCGCCAACCGCGGCGAAATCGCCGTGCGCATCGCGCGCGCCTGCGCCGACTACGGCGTGAAATCGGTCGCCGTCTATGCCGATGCCGACATCGACGCGCTGCACGTGCGCATGGCCGACGAGGCCTACGGCCTGGAAGGCGACCGCCCGGCCGATACCTATCTGCACATCGCCAAGCTGCTGGCCGTGGCGGCGCGCAGCGGCGCCGACGCGGTGCACCCCGGCTACGGCTTCCTGTCCGAGAGCGCCGCGTTCGCGCAGGCCGTCATCGACGCGGGCCTGACCTGGGTCGGCCCGTCGCCGGCGGCCATCGCGCGGCTGGGCGACAAGGTGCAGGCGCGCAAGCTCGCCATGAAGGTCGGCGCGCCGCTGGTCGCGGGCACGGCCGACCCGGTGCAGAGCGCGGCCGAAGTGCTGGCCTTTGCCGAGAAGCACGGCCTGCCGGTGGCCATCAAGGCCGCGTTCGGCGGCGGCGGGCGCGGCATCAAGGTCGCGTGGCGCATGGACGAGGTCGAGGGTCTTTACGAGTCGGCCGTGCGCGAGGCCGTCACCGCCTTCGGGCGCGGCGAGTGCTATGTCGAGCAGTTCCTCGACCGCCCGCGCCATGTCGAGGCGCAGGTGCTGGGCGACACGCACGGCAACGTCGTGGTGCTGGGCACGCGCGACTGCTCGCTGCAGCGGCGCAACCAGAAGCTGGTGGAAGAAGCGCCCGCGCCCTTCCTGAGCGACGCGCAGCGCGAGCGCATCCACCAGTCGGCGCGCGACATCTGCGCCGAGGCCGGCTATACCGGCGCCGGCACGGTCGAGTTCATGCTCAGCGCGAGCGGCGCGATCTCGTTCCTCGAAGTCAACACGCGGCTGCAGGTCGAGCACCCGGTGACGGAGGAAACCACCGGCATCGACCTCGTGGTCGAGCAGCTGCGCATTGCCGACGGCCTGCCGCTGTCGGTCACCGATACGCCGGCGCCGCGCGGCCATGCCTTCGAGTTCCGGATCAACGCCGAGGACGTCGGCCGCGGCTTCCTGCCGACGCCGGGCCCGGTGAAGGTGTTCGACGTGCCCTCGGGCCCCGGCGTGCGCATCGACACCGGTGTGGCGGCCGGCTCCACCGTGCCGGGCACCTTCGACTCGCTGATGGCCAAGCTGATCGTCACCGGCGCCACGCGCGCGCAGGCCGTCGCGCGGGCGCGCCGCGCGCTCGCCGAATTCCGCATCGAAGGCGTGGCCTCGGTGCTGCCGTTTCATCGCGCCGCGATGGCGCATCCGGATTTCGTGTCCGGCGATGCCTTCAAGGTCCACACGCGCTGGATCGAAACCGACTTCGCCAACGGTGAAACCCCCGCCGAGCGGCCCGAGCCGCGGCCGGAGACCGCGCTGGTGCGCACCGCGATCGAGGTCGACGGCCGGCGCCTGTCGCTGGGCCTGCCGCCCGAACTGCTGCGCGGGTTGTCGTCGGCCCATGCGGGGAGCGCCGGCGGCGCCCCGTCGGCCGAGGCCGTGGTGGCGGTGCAGGACCCGGCGGCTGTGGCGGCGCCGGTGTCGGGCACGCTGCAGGGCTGGAAGGTTGCCGACGGCGAAGAGGTTGCCCAGGGCGCCGTGATCGCCGTCATGGAGGCGATGAAGATGGAAATGCAGGTGCTCGCGCACCGCGCGGGGCGAATCGCCTTCGGCGTGGCGGCGGGCGGCTACGTGACGGTGGGGGCGACGATCGCGACCATCGGCTGA
- a CDS encoding GntR family transcriptional regulator gives MNRQVFPTPPATPAAGTQTLNDRVAELIRQKIVKGEFSPGQRLSEAALADSFEISRNTLREVFRTLTKEGLLKHAPNRGVFVAVPSIASIIDIYRVRRLIECQALAQAYPRHPAKKHMREAVELALKCREAGDWLGVGTANMEFHKGIVELADSERLNVLFAHILVELRLAFGLLKDPEFLHAPYVDMNTKLLELIEAGKFAEGSAALNDYLIHSERIVLAVYARQMPQGGVDG, from the coding sequence ATGAATCGACAGGTTTTCCCCACTCCGCCCGCCACGCCGGCCGCGGGCACGCAGACGCTCAACGACCGGGTGGCCGAGCTCATCCGCCAGAAGATCGTGAAGGGCGAGTTCTCGCCCGGGCAGCGGTTGTCCGAGGCCGCGCTGGCCGACAGCTTCGAGATTTCGCGCAACACCCTGCGCGAGGTGTTCCGCACGCTGACCAAGGAAGGCCTGCTCAAGCACGCGCCGAACCGAGGCGTGTTCGTGGCGGTGCCCAGCATCGCGTCGATCATCGACATCTACCGCGTGCGCCGGCTCATCGAGTGCCAGGCACTGGCGCAGGCCTACCCCCGCCACCCGGCCAAGAAGCACATGCGAGAAGCGGTGGAGCTGGCGCTGAAGTGCCGCGAGGCCGGCGACTGGCTGGGCGTGGGCACGGCCAACATGGAGTTCCACAAGGGCATCGTGGAACTGGCCGACAGCGAGCGGCTGAACGTGCTGTTCGCCCACATCCTGGTCGAACTGCGGCTGGCCTTCGGCCTGCTGAAAGACCCGGAGTTCCTGCACGCGCCCTACGTGGACATGAACACCAAGCTGCTCGAACTCATCGAGGCCGGCAAGTTCGCCGAGGGCTCGGCGGCGCTGAACGACTACCTGATCCACTCCGAGCGCATCGTGCTCGCGGTGTACGCGCGGCAGATGCCGCAGGGCGGCGTCGACGGCTGA
- a CDS encoding 5-oxoprolinase/urea amidolyase family protein — MRCLSVNLNAVLVELDDLQQTLALLASLRAQPIDGIEELVPAARTLLITFRPAALSAAELARRLRLRNLDARETRVDKRIEIPVRYDGEDLAEVAGLLGIAPDEVVRRHTGSDYTVAFTGFAPGFAYLSGGHPSLNVPRRQVPRTRIPAGAVGLAGSFSGVYPQASPGGWQIIGVTDMPMWDLSRATPALLQPGDTVRFVDVTALPAASPVPASQAPSAFAATAPGDCALEIRAAGVQALLQDRGRPGQARQGVSVSGAMDQRALQAANRLVGNATDTACIELAYGGFQLVCRGEAVVAVTGADGPVTLTRADGVSWPLPRYRPCALADGDMLSLGEPVAGIRSYVAVRGGFAVAPVLGSLSSDTLARIGPPALAAGDVLPVHAVRVGAVVGVPETPPSNLPTMQEEIVLDIVPGPRADWFTPEAIAQLCGQPWLVTPQSNRVGLRLAGDRPMERANLAELPSEGTARGSIQVPPSGQPVLFLADHPLTGGYPVIASVATHHLDRAGQVPVNARVRFQPVAGLGPVEH; from the coding sequence ATGCGCTGCCTGTCGGTCAACCTGAATGCCGTGCTGGTCGAGCTGGACGACCTGCAGCAGACGCTCGCGCTGCTCGCTTCGCTGCGCGCCCAGCCCATCGACGGCATCGAGGAACTGGTGCCCGCCGCGCGCACGCTGCTGATCACCTTCCGCCCGGCCGCGCTGTCCGCGGCGGAGCTCGCGCGCAGGCTGCGGCTGCGCAACCTCGACGCCCGCGAAACGCGCGTGGACAAACGCATCGAGATTCCCGTGCGCTACGACGGCGAAGACCTGGCCGAAGTGGCCGGCCTGCTCGGCATCGCGCCCGACGAGGTGGTGCGCCGCCACACCGGCAGCGACTACACGGTGGCCTTCACCGGCTTCGCGCCGGGATTCGCCTATCTGTCGGGCGGGCATCCGAGCCTGAACGTGCCGCGCCGCCAGGTGCCGCGCACCCGCATCCCGGCCGGCGCCGTGGGCCTTGCCGGCAGTTTCAGCGGCGTGTACCCGCAGGCCAGCCCCGGCGGCTGGCAGATCATCGGCGTGACCGACATGCCGATGTGGGACCTGTCGCGCGCAACGCCCGCGCTGCTGCAGCCGGGCGACACCGTGCGCTTCGTGGATGTCACCGCGTTGCCGGCGGCATCGCCCGTGCCCGCGAGCCAGGCGCCTTCCGCATTCGCCGCGACCGCACCCGGCGATTGCGCACTCGAGATCCGCGCCGCCGGCGTGCAGGCGCTCTTGCAGGACCGGGGCCGCCCCGGCCAGGCCCGCCAGGGCGTGTCGGTGTCCGGCGCAATGGACCAGCGCGCGCTGCAGGCGGCCAACCGGCTCGTCGGCAACGCCACCGACACCGCCTGCATCGAACTCGCCTATGGCGGCTTCCAGCTCGTCTGCCGTGGCGAGGCCGTGGTGGCCGTCACTGGCGCCGACGGCCCCGTCACGCTGACCCGCGCCGACGGCGTCAGTTGGCCGCTGCCGCGCTACCGGCCCTGCGCGCTGGCCGACGGCGACATGCTCTCGCTGGGCGAACCCGTCGCCGGCATCCGCAGCTACGTGGCGGTGCGCGGCGGCTTCGCGGTGGCGCCGGTGCTGGGCAGCCTCTCGAGCGACACGCTGGCTCGCATCGGTCCGCCCGCGCTGGCTGCCGGCGACGTGCTGCCGGTGCATGCGGTGCGCGTCGGCGCCGTGGTCGGCGTGCCCGAAACCCCGCCCTCTAACCTGCCCACCATGCAGGAAGAAATCGTGCTGGACATCGTGCCCGGCCCGCGCGCCGACTGGTTCACGCCCGAGGCCATCGCGCAGCTGTGCGGCCAGCCGTGGTTGGTCACGCCGCAGTCCAACCGCGTCGGGCTGCGCCTGGCCGGCGACCGGCCGATGGAGCGCGCCAACCTGGCCGAGCTGCCCAGCGAGGGCACCGCGCGCGGCTCCATCCAGGTGCCGCCCAGCGGCCAGCCCGTGCTGTTCCTGGCCGACCATCCGCTGACCGGCGGCTATCCCGTGATCGCCTCGGTCGCCACCCATCACCTGGACCGCGCGGGGCAAGTTCCCGTGAACGCCCGCGTCCGCTTCCAACCCGTGGCCGGACTCGGCCCGGTCGAACACTGA
- a CDS encoding GNAT family N-acetyltransferase: MTPPQSLLKMRKAVQADLPVIVAMLADDVLGAARERPGDTALYEAALRRIEAQDGNQLLVAELPEGVVGCLQLIVIPGLGLQGAVRGQIEGVRVASSQRGQRIGEQMIAFAIDAARAAGCRLVQLTTDKRRTDAHRFYERLGFKATHEGMKLELA; the protein is encoded by the coding sequence ATGACACCACCCCAATCCCTTTTGAAGATGCGCAAGGCCGTGCAGGCCGACCTTCCCGTCATCGTCGCCATGCTGGCCGACGACGTGCTCGGCGCCGCGCGCGAACGCCCGGGCGACACGGCCCTCTACGAAGCCGCCTTGCGGCGCATCGAGGCACAGGACGGCAACCAGCTGCTGGTGGCCGAATTGCCCGAAGGCGTGGTCGGCTGCCTGCAGCTCATCGTCATTCCCGGGCTGGGCCTGCAGGGCGCGGTGCGCGGGCAGATCGAGGGCGTGCGCGTGGCGTCCAGCCAGCGCGGGCAGCGCATCGGCGAGCAGATGATCGCGTTCGCCATCGACGCCGCCCGGGCCGCGGGCTGCCGGCTGGTGCAGCTCACCACCGACAAGCGCCGCACCGACGCGCACCGCTTCTACGAACGCCTGGGCTTCAAGGCCACGCACGAGGGCATGAAGCTCGAACTGGCCTGA
- the pcp gene encoding pyroglutamyl-peptidase I gives MKKTTGTASAPRVLLAGFEPFENDPVNPAWEIARALDDWACEGAVAQAVQLPCVFGRAIDRLDEALLAGAPPVLVLCIGAAGGRTEISLERAALNVDDARIPDNAGYQPIDIPVVEGGPAAYFSTLPIKAMVRDMRAAGLPAAVSNSAGTFVCNHIFYALMHRIATQPALAGTRGGFVHVPYLPEQAASKPGIASMALATQVEAFRVAIRTALSVHDDVRETGGRLH, from the coding sequence ATGAAGAAGACGACCGGCACTGCCTCCGCTCCCCGCGTGCTGCTCGCGGGCTTCGAGCCCTTCGAGAACGACCCCGTCAACCCCGCGTGGGAAATCGCCCGCGCGCTCGACGACTGGGCCTGCGAAGGCGCCGTGGCGCAGGCGGTGCAACTGCCCTGCGTGTTCGGCCGCGCCATCGACCGGCTCGATGAGGCGCTGCTGGCCGGCGCGCCGCCCGTGCTGGTGCTGTGCATCGGCGCGGCGGGCGGGCGCACCGAGATCTCGCTGGAGCGCGCCGCATTGAACGTCGACGACGCGCGCATTCCCGACAACGCCGGCTACCAGCCCATCGACATCCCGGTGGTCGAGGGCGGGCCGGCCGCGTACTTCAGCACGCTGCCGATCAAGGCCATGGTGCGCGACATGCGCGCGGCCGGGCTGCCGGCGGCGGTGTCCAACAGCGCGGGCACCTTTGTCTGCAACCACATCTTCTACGCACTGATGCACCGCATCGCGACGCAGCCCGCGCTCGCCGGCACGCGCGGCGGCTTCGTCCACGTGCCCTACCTGCCCGAGCAGGCGGCCTCCAAGCCCGGCATTGCCAGCATGGCGCTCGCGACGCAGGTCGAGGCCTTCCGCGTGGCGATCCGCACCGCGCTGAGCGTGCACGACGACGTGCGCGAGACCGGCGGCCGCCTGCATTGA
- a CDS encoding Dps family protein, translating into MAKASKKSSPASSAGKVPKKGGAVVAQESGSRNAPIINIGIERQDRAAIAEGLSRVLADTYTLYLTTHNFHWNVTGPHFNSLHAMFMGQYTELWGATDVLAERIRALGHYAPGSYAEFSKIATVPDVPQTPPKAMEMVRILVKGHETVSRIAREFIPVAEEAGDDPTADMLTARCTVHDQTAWMLRSLLED; encoded by the coding sequence ATGGCCAAAGCCTCGAAGAAATCGTCGCCTGCTTCCTCCGCCGGCAAGGTGCCCAAGAAGGGCGGCGCGGTGGTCGCGCAGGAGTCGGGCAGCCGCAATGCGCCGATCATCAACATCGGCATCGAGCGCCAGGACCGCGCAGCCATCGCCGAAGGCCTGAGCCGCGTGCTGGCAGACACCTACACGCTGTACCTCACCACGCACAACTTTCACTGGAACGTGACGGGCCCGCACTTCAACTCGCTGCATGCGATGTTCATGGGCCAGTACACCGAACTGTGGGGCGCCACCGACGTGCTGGCCGAGCGCATCCGCGCGCTGGGCCACTACGCACCGGGCTCCTACGCCGAGTTCAGCAAGATCGCCACCGTGCCCGACGTGCCCCAGACCCCGCCCAAGGCGATGGAGATGGTGCGCATCCTGGTGAAGGGCCACGAGACCGTCTCGCGCATCGCGCGCGAATTCATCCCCGTGGCCGAGGAAGCCGGCGACGACCCGACGGCCGACATGCTGACCGCGCGCTGCACGGTGCACGACCAGACCGCGTGGATGCTGCGTTCCCTGCTCGAAGACTGA
- the ubiA gene encoding 4-hydroxybenzoate octaprenyltransferase, translated as MLARRFALYLDLIRWNRPAGWLLLLWPTLGALWFAADGWPGWHLVVVFTLGTFLMRSAGCCVNDVADRDFDRHVKRTAQRPVTSGAMSVKEALGLGVVLALVSFGLVLTTNRTTVLWSFAALAITLIYPFAKRFVSIPQAVLGIAFSFGIPMAFAAVQSHVPVFAAWLLAGNLFWVLAYDTEYAMVDRDDDLKIGMKTSAITFGRFDVAAVMASYAIFLAVWIWAGASRSLGVLFYAGIAVAAAQALWHWRLIHDRTREGCFKAFRLNHWLGFAVFAGIVAGYALR; from the coding sequence ATGCTCGCCCGTCGTTTCGCGCTCTACCTCGACCTGATCCGCTGGAATCGCCCCGCTGGCTGGCTGCTGCTGCTGTGGCCCACGCTGGGCGCGCTGTGGTTCGCCGCCGACGGCTGGCCGGGCTGGCACCTGGTGGTGGTGTTCACGCTGGGCACCTTCCTCATGCGCAGCGCCGGCTGCTGCGTCAACGACGTGGCCGACCGCGACTTCGACCGCCACGTCAAGCGCACGGCGCAGCGGCCCGTGACCAGCGGCGCGATGTCGGTCAAGGAGGCGCTGGGGCTCGGCGTGGTGCTGGCGCTGGTGTCCTTCGGCCTGGTGCTCACCACCAACCGCACGACGGTGCTGTGGTCGTTCGCGGCGCTGGCCATCACGCTGATCTATCCCTTCGCCAAGCGCTTCGTGTCGATCCCGCAGGCGGTGCTGGGCATTGCCTTCAGCTTCGGCATTCCGATGGCCTTCGCGGCGGTGCAGTCGCACGTGCCCGTGTTCGCCGCGTGGCTGCTGGCGGGCAACCTGTTCTGGGTGCTGGCCTACGACACCGAATACGCGATGGTCGACCGCGACGACGACCTCAAGATCGGCATGAAGACCTCGGCCATCACCTTCGGCCGCTTCGACGTGGCGGCGGTGATGGCGAGCTACGCGATCTTTCTCGCGGTGTGGATCTGGGCCGGCGCGAGCCGTTCGCTGGGCGTGCTTTTCTATGCCGGCATCGCCGTGGCCGCGGCGCAGGCGCTGTGGCACTGGCGGCTCATTCACGACCGCACGCGCGAGGGCTGCTTCAAGGCCTTCCGGCTGAACCACTGGCTGGGCTTCGCGGTGTTCGCCGGCATCGTCGCGGGCTACGCGCTTCGCTGA
- a CDS encoding LamB/YcsF family protein, with translation MNIDLNSDLGESLGVWRMGDDAAMLDIVSSANVACGFHAGDPAGILRTLRQAAQRGVAVGAHVAYRDLVGFGRRNMDVESADLRADVIYQIGALKGLAAAAGTTVRYVKPHGALYNTIAHDERQARDVIAAIREIDPGLCLVALAGSPLLDWAEAQGVRAVAEAFADRAYTPQGTLVSRREPGAVLHDAQDVAERMLRLAEEGVVTAIDGSTVRIRAESVCVHGDSPGAVGMARQVRERLSQAGVTIASFVGKSA, from the coding sequence ATGAACATCGACTTGAACAGTGACCTCGGCGAGAGCCTGGGCGTGTGGCGCATGGGCGACGACGCCGCCATGCTGGATATCGTGAGCAGCGCCAACGTGGCCTGCGGCTTTCATGCGGGCGACCCCGCCGGCATCCTGCGCACGCTGCGCCAGGCCGCGCAGCGCGGCGTGGCGGTCGGCGCCCACGTGGCCTACCGCGACCTCGTGGGCTTCGGGCGCCGCAACATGGACGTGGAAAGCGCCGACCTGCGCGCCGACGTGATCTACCAGATCGGCGCCCTCAAAGGCCTGGCCGCGGCCGCCGGCACCACGGTGCGCTACGTGAAGCCGCACGGCGCGCTGTACAACACCATCGCCCATGACGAGCGCCAGGCGCGCGACGTGATCGCCGCCATCCGCGAGATCGACCCCGGCCTGTGCCTGGTGGCGCTGGCCGGCTCGCCGCTGCTGGACTGGGCCGAGGCGCAGGGCGTGCGCGCCGTGGCCGAGGCCTTTGCCGACCGCGCCTACACGCCGCAGGGCACGCTGGTGTCGCGCCGCGAACCCGGCGCCGTGCTGCACGACGCGCAGGACGTGGCCGAGCGCATGCTGCGGCTCGCCGAGGAAGGCGTGGTGACGGCCATCGACGGCAGCACAGTGCGCATCCGCGCCGAGTCGGTCTGCGTGCACGGCGACAGCCCCGGCGCGGTCGGCATGGCGCGGCAGGTGCGCGAGCGGCTGTCGCAGGCCGGCGTGACGATCGCCTCGTTCGTGGGCAAGAGCGCATGA